The Pseudofrankia inefficax genome window below encodes:
- a CDS encoding carbohydrate ABC transporter permease yields MSSAGWIRERGSASPRSRVPRRTMLPGRTPPGRPTAATEPRRPGRRSLGDGLVGWAMVSPSVLLIGVFGLVPVVWSFVLSFQHSDLQTPATSAGLANYRELVHDPLFVASVRHTLVYTAIFVPVTLLLSLLAAAALNRRIRGISVYRLAFFIPVVTSTVATGVIFTWLLDPAFGFVNMSLAKLGLPTSGFFSSPHAALLSVVAMTVWGWTGFGALIYLAGLQGTPSDVLEAAQIDGCSKTGAFWRVQVPLLRPVTGFLTVWLTINALQLFDEIFVTTRGGPLNATNVVVYYLYRQAFEFFHAGYAAAMATVLFVIIALVTWAQSRFTGDATSAERS; encoded by the coding sequence GGCTGGATTCGGGAGCGCGGGTCCGCCAGCCCGCGCTCCCGGGTGCCGCGGCGCACCATGCTGCCCGGCCGGACGCCGCCGGGACGGCCCACGGCGGCCACCGAGCCACGGCGGCCGGGGCGCAGGTCGCTCGGCGACGGCCTGGTCGGCTGGGCGATGGTGTCGCCCAGCGTCCTGCTGATCGGGGTGTTCGGGCTGGTCCCCGTCGTCTGGTCGTTCGTGCTGTCGTTCCAGCACAGCGACCTGCAGACACCGGCGACCTCGGCCGGCCTCGCCAACTATCGCGAGCTCGTCCATGACCCGCTGTTCGTCGCGTCCGTCCGCCACACGCTCGTCTACACCGCGATCTTCGTGCCGGTGACCCTGTTGCTCTCGCTGCTGGCGGCCGCCGCGCTCAACCGCCGGATTCGCGGGATCTCGGTCTACCGGCTGGCCTTCTTCATTCCGGTCGTGACGTCGACGGTCGCGACCGGAGTCATCTTCACCTGGCTGCTCGACCCGGCGTTCGGGTTCGTCAACATGTCGCTGGCGAAACTGGGACTGCCGACGTCGGGATTCTTCTCCTCGCCGCACGCGGCCCTGCTGTCGGTCGTCGCGATGACGGTCTGGGGCTGGACCGGCTTCGGCGCGCTGATCTATCTCGCCGGCCTGCAGGGGACCCCGAGCGACGTCCTGGAGGCCGCGCAGATCGACGGGTGCTCGAAGACCGGGGCGTTCTGGCGGGTCCAGGTCCCGTTGCTGCGGCCGGTCACCGGCTTTCTCACGGTGTGGCTGACGATCAACGCTCTCCAGCTCTTCGACGAAATCTTCGTGACGACCCGCGGCGGCCCGTTGAACGCGACGAACGTCGTCGTCTACTACCTCTACCGGCAGGCCTTCGAGTTCTTCCACGCGGGCTATGCCGCCGCGATGGCGACCGTCCTCTTCGTGATCATCGCGCTGGTCACCTGGGCGCAGTCCCGGTTCACCGGGGATGCCACGTCCGCGGAGCGGTCATGA